The DNA sequence ATAACCCTTTTGGATGAGGAGGCGCTGGAAGCTGGGTTTCCAGGGATTATGACCAATTGGTTTTTCCCAAGTACATTCACTTATTTCAAACTGAGGGAGGGAGCGAGTTTGAAGGATTTAATATCTCTTCTTCCTGAGTTTTCTGATAGAAATAATATTATTCCTCCTGTACCAAGTTATGCGAATATAAAGCCGAGAGAATATTTTCAACTTGTGCCCATAAATATAACGGATATTCATCTTGATCCGCGTGTTCCTTTTGATATGAAACCTCATGGCAGTATTTATACTCTTTACGCATTTTCGGGAATTGCTGTCATGTTGTTATTTATAGCCAGTGTTAACTTTGTTAATCTGGCGACGGCAAGGTCATTAAAGCGATCTAAAGAGGTGGCGCTTAGAAAAACGTTAGGTGCTCGGAGATCTCAATTGGTTACTCAGTTTATGCTAGAGGCTTTTTTAACCATAGCACTAGCCGCTCTTGTGGCCCTTTTCCTTGTTGAAATGTCGTTACCACTCTATAATGATATGCTTAATCTGGACTTGTCGCTGAAGACTGTATTAACCCCAATGGGGGTCGTTGGGATGGCAGGTTTTGTTATCGCTATGACAATTCTCTCTGGGGCATATCCAGCCTTTTATGTGTCAAAGGCCCGTCCTGGGGATGTTTTGCATTCAAATAAATCATCGGCGCATGGCAGCGTCTTACTACGGACAATTTTAGTTACGTTTCAATTTTCAATTTCTATTGCTCTCATCTCATCAACGGTTATTCTTTATCAACAAACTCGGTATGTTTTGGGCCTTAATCTAGGGTACGACACTGAGAATATTGGGGTCATGAATTTGCCGGCCAGTCCACAGGCTTTTGAGCTGGCTAAAAACCTACAAAATGATATTGAGCGTATAGACGGTGTCGAAAAGGTCGGTATTTCAGGGGGGGTTCCGGTGAATCCTGCTTTTGCCAGTTTTGCTGTCTTTTCTGATGCAATTGATAGCAGTGAAAGTACAAGCATGCAGTTTGTTGCTTCGGGTTTTGGCTTTATGGAGACCTTTGGCATCAAGCCCCTTGAAGGGCGTCTGTTCAGTAAAGATTTTGGACTCGATGAATTGCCTATTAAACCTGGACAGCAAGGTCAATTTAAAGGGACTGTGATCTTGAACAAGAGGGCGGTAGGCAAGGTGGGCTACACCACAGCGAAAGAGGCGGTGGGGCAAGTTTTACGTATTTCACAGCCAGACGGTGTTCAGACAGAAATGACAATTGTGGGTGTCATTCCAGACGTGCATTTTGGAGATGCTCGCCTTGAAACGCAACCCATGATTTTTTACAATTTGCCAACATTTATAGGGACGATCAGCTTCAAATTTAAGGGATCAAAAATGGATCAGGTGCGGACTGACGTTGAACAATTATGGCGAGAACGAATGCCAGACACGCCTCCAGCGCTACAGTTTGTTGAAGATATACAAGGGGCCCAATATGATGCAGATCGGCGTCAGGGTGCATTACTCACAGCCTTTTCAATCCTAACAATCCTTGTTGCAGGATTTGGCCTCTACGGCTTAGCTGCTTTCATGGCGGCAAGACGAACAAAAGAAGTCGGTATCAGAAAGGTCCTTGGCGCATCTGTTCTTGATATCATAGGCTTATTTGTATGGTCTATGTCTAAGCCTATTTTGTTGGCCAATATCATCGCTTGGCCCCTTGCTTGGTATTTTATGAATCAATGGCTGACCACTTTCACTTATCGCATTGAGATGACGGTTTTGCCCTTTATGCTCGCTGGTGTGTTGGTATCCCTGTTCGGTGTGCTGACAGTGGCAGGGCGCACTTTATCTGTTGCGCGCACCCACCCTAGTCATGCCTTAAGGACTGAGTAAACCTAGATTTTGAAGCGAAGTGGTGCGCCTTCTCCTGAGGGTGCGCTAACTTCATTCCGCCGGGTCAACCAGAGGAAGGCTGCTGGAGCAAAATAAAAGCTTACAATCATGGATAAAAACGTTCCTCCTGCCAGTGCAACAGCAAAGGGTGGCCAAAAGGATCCTCCAGCAAGAATGAGAGGCATAAACCCGCCCACTGTGGTCAGCGTCGTTGATAATATATGGCGCCCTGTTGACATGACAGCTTCGACAACTTCTTCTTTGCTTCCCGCGCGCGCCGCGTCTCGACCTCTTAATTCTGAGGTAATTACGATTGCGGCGTTGATAGAGAGGCCAATTAAACCCATTAAGCCAATAATCACAACGAAACTAATGGGATAGTCAAAGAACCAAAGGCTTAGGAAGCCAAGGCCTGCAGCTTGGACCGCCGCTAAAAGAGTAACAATTGCTAGTCTAAAGCTATTAAAGGTCAAAACAACTGCAATGAGCATCATTACAAGTAGAATGCCTACAGTTCCAAAAAGTTGACCAACTGCTTCACCGCGTTTTTCACTCTCACCGCCGAACTCGATACGATATCCAGGCGGTAGATCAATTTTTGCAGCGTCAATTCTCTTGCCTAATTCTTCAGTGATTGTTGCCGAGAGAACACCAAATTCAATGAAACCTTGAATGTTATTTATCCGCTCACCGTTGCGGCGATGGATGGTCCCCACCTTTGTCGTGAGGATCACGTCTCCAAGTGCAGAGAGGGGCACGTCTTTATAACTTTTATCCGCTTCCATCAGCACATTGCGTCCCTGAAGGTTCATGTTAGCGATGTTATCAATATCTGCACGCTTGTGACTGTCCAAAACCACCTTTAGAGGAACGCGCTGTGTTTCTTCGATGAGATGGGTCGCAATAATGCCACTAGAGAGACTGCGCAATTGTTGACTAACATCGCTCAGTGTTAGGCCCGTAACTGATACATCATCTTCTCTTGCTTTCACAAGGATTTGGGGACGCCCGGGGCGCATGCTTGTATAGGTATTGGTGACGTTATGAATCGTCGCCATTATGCTTCGGACTTTTTCCCCAATCCGCTCTAGTTCCGTTAAGTCGGGACCTACAACACGGACTTCCAAGGGCGCTTGCACTGGGGGGCCAGATCCAAGTTCCCTTACAGTGATGCGCAGGGCAGGGAACTGTTCAGTCAAGACTCTTTGGAAGTAGGGTACCATTTCTTCTACTTCTAAAAATGTCTCGAGTTTAACGATGGCTTCGGCGTATGATGGAATCCCCTTTTTGTTATCAATCATATTGTAAAATACTTTTGGGGACCCATCCCCAATTGTCCAATATACATCCTGAACTTTTGGGGTGTTTCGGACAACATCGTCTAAAAGCTTTACCTTTTGTTGTGTTTCATAAATGCTGGCATCCCCAGGTAAATTTACAACTATTCTAAATTGATTCCTGTCGCTAACCGGAAAAAATTGATCGGTTAAATTACCGGCGGCAATAAAACCACATATGGGAACTATCATGGCAACGATCACCGATTTTAGCGGGTTATTTACGGACCAGTTTAGCGAGGCACGAAATAGAGATGAGAGAAATTTTCCTTCTATGCCGTCGCGCCACCATATGCGTCCAGAGGTGACCTTGAAGTCATCTCTAGTTGAACCGCCTCTGATCACGCGACCTGCAAGGGCAGAGATGAGAGTAAAGGCAATGACATAGCTAGAGATGAGAGAGGCGATTACAGCGGCTGGAACACCCTTGAGGAAATCACCGGCTGCCCCTGGCATCAAGAGTAGAGGCAAGAAGGCAACAATTGTTGTTAAGGTTGAACCAAAGAGGGGAAGCCATAATTTCTTGACCGTTTTTGCGACAGCAATTGCACGACGTTCGCCCTTTAACAAGAGATGTTGAACTTCATCGGTAATCACAATGGCATTATCCACCATGATTCCAAGGGAAACAATCATGCCTATAATCAGCACTTGCTCAATGCGCATACCAAAAATATTAAGAATGGCAAGAGCAGAAAGCATTGTAAGCGGCAATATAGAGGCAGCAATCAACGAAGACCTTAACCCGAGACTAATAAAGAGAACGATCACAACCACAAGAGCGCCTACACCCAAGTTGTCCAGCAATCCGTCAATGCGCTCATTTGTGTAATCCGCTTGATCGTAAATTCTATCAATATGAATGCTTGCTGGAATGGTCTTCTGGAAATCGTCGATAATGATTTTTAACGATTCAGACCATTTATCAATACGAAAATTTTCAAGCATTCGTGCTGAAATCGTGATTCCAACATGACCATTGAGAAGAGACAAGGAAGAAGGTGGGTCTTGGTAAGTACGTTCAACAGTTGCCACATCCCCTAGACGCAAAGCCGCTCCTCGTTCGTCATATTGAAGCGGAATTCTTCTGATCCGGGCAAGGCTATCGAGAGCGCCGGCGACTTCAATTGTAAGGCGGCTATTTTGACTGCTTACAATGCCTGCAGACCCTCTAGAATCGCTGCCACGAATGCGGCCCACAACATCAGAAACTGTGAGGCCATGGGCGGCCAGTTCAGAATCGTCGATTGCAATACGGATTTCTTCCTGAGGTAACCCTTTGATGTCGACAAAGTCAGTCGGCTCCATATTTCTCAGGCGACTTTCTAATTCACTCGCAAGACGCCCCATGATGGCATAGTTAATAGGACTGTCTGCGTGCCATGTGAGCGCGATGACAGCAGAGTGAGCATAGATCTTCGTATCTGAAAAATCAGGAGGAATGATGCCATCAGGTAGATCAGTCACCTCGGCGACTTTATCGCGGAGTCGGGCTGTAATTGGCTTGGCATCTGTAACGCTATCCTCAAGCTCAATCGTGATCGCTGAAACGCCAGGATTAGAGACGGCGGTAATGGTTTTTACCTCAGCAATCTCGCGCATTTTACGCTCAATTTTTTCAGTGACTTCCGCCTCGACTTGCTCAGCATCGGCACCAGGATATAAGGTTGTTACATTGACCACTCGGCTTTGCATATGGGGATCTTCAAGCCTTGGCATAACTTGAATTGCATTCAGACCCGAAACAAGGATGAGCATGAGAATTAACCATATCATGCGCGGTTGGCTGTAGAGTGAGCCTTTCATACTATGCTCCTCTAATGTTTCTTGGATTGCTGGGAAGCAACCTCAGATTCAGGTAATACAGACGTCCGGCTTTTTACGATTTTTACCCGTTCGTTATGGGCCAGTTTGTCGATACCTCCCGCAACAATTTTATCCCCCTCAGAGAGAGTGCCTGACACAAAAGCTTTGCGGCCTGTGGTGTATAGTATTTGGACATTTTCGAAAGCTACATGACTTGAACCGTCTTCGGCAGTTTTGACTTTGTTGAGACGCCATAAGCCTCTCACATCGGCGGAGAGCGCACGCAGAGGCACCCATGCGCCCGTGGCGATTTTTTTATCCTTAATTAGCATCGTGACAAGATCTCCGTCACGAATTGCTCCCTCAGGAAGAGTGAATATGACCATCCGTGTTCGTGTTTGCCCTTCGATGACGGGAAGAATATTTCTGATGCTATGTCCCGTAATGTCACGCCTTTGTGGATTGAGGAGTCTGTATTCAGCTTTTTTTTCTAAAGCATCCGCAATGCCAGAAGAAACACCAATATGGCCTTCCAAATGACCTGTTTCCACGAGCGTTAAAACAGGCGTGCCAGCTCCAATTATGCGCCCTTCATCAGCCATGCGTTCCGTTATGACACCAGAGAAAGGGGCTTTGATTGTCATTTTCTCAATATCAATTTTGAGCGCTTCAATAGAGGCTGATAGGTTATTCAAGTCAGCAAGGGCTTGCAGCTGGTTGGCTGCGGCTTCATCCATTCTTTGAGCAGATAAGTGCCCTTGGGTGAAAGTCTTTTTAGTTCTACTCAATGTTTGGTTTGCAAGTTTGAGACGCGCTTCTGCTGCGTTTTTTTGCGCTTGTAAGCTGTTTAAATTTGCTTCTGCTCTTGCTGTATCTAGAAAAGCGAGAGGAAGGCCTTTAGATACACGACTGCCGATATCAACAGTTACTTTATTTAAGGTTCCATTCATCTCAAATCCTAGAGGGCTTGTTTTTCCTGCAAGAGCGCGCCCGGTAAATGACCGCCATTCCTCATAGCTATCTTGGAGTTGAATGGTCATAACTTCCACAGGTACGGGACGCCGTTGCTGCCCTTCTTGTGAAGAAGATGTTGATTTTGCCATAACAATAAAAGTTGTTGCAGAAGTAAAAATCGCAATAAAAGCTATCGAAATTGTTTTTTGTATTGTCTGTCTCATTGTACACTCTCGCTGACGCAGGGGGTATTCCCGTAACATTCTGGTCGTTTCATAGACGACTTTAATCTTGAATTACTGTCTATATAGTTAAACTAGACTGGACAGTCCAGTATTTAATTTGCAAAACTAGACTGAATTTGCATTATGGCAGAAGTTATCTGTTCATTTTTTGGGGGCTAAAGCATGGCTGAAGCAATGAAAATTATACGATCTACTGGATTAAACCTTAGCCGTGGCCAAACAGAAAAGTCACGCGGGCGTCCACGGAGTGCCTTGAAAAATCAGTCTATTTTAGATGCTGCCTCTGATTTATTCATGGAAAATGGGTTTGATGGTACAAGCATGGACGAAGTCGCTAAACGCGCAGGAGTGTCAAAACAAACTGTTTACAGTCATTTTTCTAATAAAGAAAAATTATTTTCTGCATCCATCACTTCAGTGATTAACCAATATTTTCCTGATTCTGTGTTTGAGGTCAGCGATGGTCATGAGGTTGAAAGCGATCTGAATCATCTCTGTGAAATTTTTCTTCACCTCTTCGTCTCTGAAGACGCCATCTGTATGTTCAGATTACTTGCGGCGGCTGCTAGCCTTGACGGTGAAAATAAATTGGCCACCTTATTTTGGGAAGCAGGTCCTGAGGTGATGCTTCAAAAACTGGCAGGATTTATGTCGCATTGGGGGAGTAAAGGGCAGTTGTCCATAAAGGATCCTGTTGTGGCAGCCAAAACGCTCATTTCGTTGATTAAGGGACATTATCACTTTCAGCTTGCAATTGGATTGATTAGTGATGTGACTGAGGACGAGATTAAAGAGCATGCGAAACTTTGCACAGAATTATTTCTAAAAATATACAAGGCTTAGAGGATGCAAGATCACTCCATGGTCAGTCTTCAGCAGGCTCTTGATACTATAGGTGAGCAAGTCAGGCAGACGGAAATCATTGATGTTACTGTAGAGAATAGTCTCGGTTACGTCCTTGCTGAAAATGTCGTCAGCTTAATCAATATTCCGCCGTTTGATAACAGTGCTATGGATGGATTTGCTTTGAAGTCTTCAGATGTGACGGAGCAGCGACGCCCGCTGAAAGTTTTGGGCATAATAGCAGCCGGTGATGTGCCCCTTATGAGGCCTTTTAATTCAGGCGAGTGTTATCAGATTATGACTGGGGCCCCAATTCCAGCAGGCTGTGACACAGTGGTCCCCGTTGAGCTATCGCAGATGGTAGAAGCCAGTGTCACTTTTTCTGAGGCCTATCCTGCCGGAAAACATATTAGACAAGAAGGCACAGATATTAAAGAGGGGGCGAGACTTTATGCGGCGGGGCGAAAAATTACGTCCCAGATGATTCAAGCACTTTGTTCCGTCGGTCAGTCAACTGTCAAAGTTTACACTAAGCCATCGGTTGTTTGGCTCTCTACAGGTGAAGAGTTAACAGATACCCCTGGAGACCTATTAGAGCCAGGGAAGATTTTTAATAGTTCTGGTCCCTACGGTGAGGCCGTACTGCCAGCCCTTGGTGCCGCTTTGAAATGGCGGAAAACCATCCCAGATGATCTTGATCTATTCCGTTCATATCTCGATAAAGCAGATGAGCAGTCGATAGATGTCATCATATCCACAGGGGCTGTTTCAGTGGGGGTGTATGATTTTGTCCGATCAGAATTAGAAGCAAAAGGGTGGGACATTCTTCTACACCGTGCAAAGGTTAAGCCCGGGAAACCAATTCTGTTTGCGAAATATACGAAAACAGGATCACAAACACGCTACTTTTTTGGATTGCCAGGTAATCCTGTGTCCTCGGCGATGGGGCTGAGAGTTTTTGTCACTCCTTTTCTACGTGCCATGCAGAATTTACCTGAGGAATGTGCCTCTCATGCTGTTCTCACTGCGCCGGCTAAGGCCAATAAAGGGCTGACTGTTTTTATGAAAGCTGTTGTCAAAATATCGCATGAAGGGCGCATGGAGATACAGCCTCTTGAGGGTCAATTATCATACCAAACAGGTGCCATGGGGGACATGAATGCTTGGCTTATTCACCCCGAAGGCAAAGACCTTATTGATGAGGGAGCTGTTGTGACCTATTTACCCTTTCTCCCAGATTAAAGGAAAGTAGAATGACACAAAATGATAAACCTTCCTTCCACTCAGTCGGAATGGCAGTCCTGACAGTTTCCGATACACGCACTGTTGAGACTGATAAGAGCGGCCAATATTTATGTGAGCAATTGCAAGACTTAGGTCATGCACTTATCGATTACCAAATACAGCCCGATGAGATTAATAAATTGCAAGCTGTTGTGAAGACCTGGGTTAACAATGAGGCGATCAGTGTCATTTTAATTACTGGAGGCACAGGCATTACCGGTCGTGATGTTACCCCAGAAGCGATAGAGCCGCTTCTTTCTAAGGCCATCCCTGGCTTTGGAGAGCTCTTCAGAGTCTTGAGCTATGAAACAATTGGGACGAGTACTATTCAGTCTCGAGCTTTTGCGGGTGTTGCTGAAGAAACTTTGGTTTTTGGGTTGCCTGGATCTACAGGGGCTTGCAAAGATGCTTGGACAGGGATCTTGGTCCATCAGTTGGATAATAGAACGAGGCCTTGTAACTTTATAGAGCTTCTTCCTCGACTTGGTGAAAGATAATATCAAAGATATTTAAAGAATCTTTCGGGATGTTGCAGTTTGCTTCCGGCCATTGATTTTGCTGGATTGTTTGTTGGTGACACTATAAAAATAAGGGTATCTAGGTCCCATATTTTGAAGGTCATTATGCTATGAAAGCACTTGTGAAAGCGAAATCCGAAGTCGGTTTGTGGATGGAGGATGTTCCTCTGCCCACTGTCGGTATTAATGATGTTTTGATTAAAGTAAAACGTACTGCTATCTGCGGTACAGACATGCATATCTATAATTGGGATGAATGGGCACAAAAAACCATTCCTGTGCCGATGGTGGTAGGTCATGAATTTGTCGGGGAAATTGTTGAAATAGGCTCAAATGTCAATGATTTTCAGATTGGGCAAATTGTCTCTGGTGAAGGACATGTGGTTTGCGGTCGCTGTCGTAATTGCATGGCTGGCCGCAGGCATCTCTGTGCAAATACTTCCGGTATTGGGGTGAATCGTTCTGGTGCTTTTGCTGAATATATTAGTCTTCCTATGTCAAATGTCTGGGTCCATAAAGAAGGTACAGATCTTGATGTGGCTTCTTTGTTTGACCCTTTTGGGAACGCAACACACACGGCGTTGCAGTGGGACTTATTGGGCGAAGATATCCTCATCACAGGCGCAGGTCCAATAGGCATTATGGCTGCAGCGGTTTGTAAGCATGCAGGTGCTCGCCATGTTGTTATCACGGATGTTGTAGATAATCGACTTCAGTTGGCTCAGAGGATGGGCGCAACTCATACTGTGAATGTGACGCGGGAAAAAATTGAAGACGTAGCAAAAACCATCGGCATGCATGAAGGTTTTGATGTGGGCTTGGAAATGTCTGGCAACCCGGTGGCTTTCAATGACATGATTAATAATATGGCGCACGGGGGCAAAATCTCAATTCTAGGTATTCCGTCCTCTGACACCTCTATTGAGTGGGATAAAGTTATCTTTAACATGCTTACGCTGAAGGGGATATACGGCCGAGAAATGTATGAGACTTGGTATAAAATGTCTGTGATGATTGATAGTGGATTGGACCTAAACCCTATCATAACGCACAGGCTTCCTGTGGATAAATTCCAAGAAGGGTTTGATGCAATGAATGATGGATCTGCGGCTAAAGTCGTCTTAAATTGGGAGCTATAAATGTACGGTAAAATTCAAGCACATCTGCAGGCTGAATTGCATGCAATCAAAGAAGCGGGAACCTATAAGAACGAACGCTTTATTACAACGCCTCAGGGCAGTACAGTACATGTTGAATCAGGCGAAACAGTAATCAATATGTGCGCCAACAATTATTTGGGTCTTGCCCAGCATCCAGAAGTGAAGCAAGCTGCCAAACAGGGGCTGGAAGATTGGGGATACGGCATGGCGTCTGTCCGTTTTATTTGCGGCACGCAGTCCCTGCATAAAGAACTTGAGGCTAAGCTATCTGACTTCCTAGGGTTTGAAGATACCATATTGTATCCGTCAGCATTTGACGCTAATGGAGGCTTGTTTGAAGTCCTGCTCGGCGCTGAAGATGCTGTGATATCGGACGAATTGAACCATGCCTCAATCATTGACGGTGTTCGTCTCTGTAAAGCCAAGAGATATCGTTATAAAAATAATAATATGGATGACCTTGAAGCTCAGCTGGTTGCAGCAGATGCTGCAGGCGCGCGCTTTAAGTTAATTACCACCGATGGTGTCTTTTCAATGGATGGGTATATTGCTCAGTTGGATAAAATTTGTGACCTTGCTGAAAAATATGATGCTCTTGTCCACTTTGATGATTGTCATGCCACAGGTTTCATTGGTGAGACGGGCCGTGGCACTCATGAACATTGCGGTGTCATGGACCGTGTGGATATTACAACGGGCACACTTGGCAAAGCTTTAGGCGGCGCTTCAGGGGGCTATACTTCGGCGAAGAAAGAAGTTGTCGATCTTCTGCGCCAAAGGTCCAGGCCGTATCTTTTTTCAAATACAGTCGCACCGCCAGTGGTTGCTGGCGCAATCAAAGCAATCGACATTGTGTCTCGTGATACAGCTGTGCTTGATAAACTCCGCGATAATACAGCCTATTTAAGACAAGGCTTAGAGACAGCAGGGTTTGATTTGCTTGAAGGAGAGCATGCGATTGTGCCTGTCATGTTGTATGAAGCAGCACTTGCCGGTCGCTTTGCTGATGAGATGCTCAAACGGGGGGTCTATGTTGTGGCATTTAGTTTCCCGGTTGTCCCAAAAGGAAAAGCACGTATTCGGACACAAATGTCTGCAGCGCTTTCTCGTGAAGAATTGGATAAAGCCATTGCTGCTTTCGTAGAAGTCAAGAATTTGCTTGATATCTAATCGTATTCTAGTTGTTCTTTTGAAGAGAAGCCTGTCCCTATGGATGGGCTTTTTTCATAAAAAAAAGGCCCGCGATACTCAAAACATCGGGCCTTAACTTTTAGGGGGAAATTAGGGGTCGGTTCCGAGGGGGAAGTGGGGGAGGGAGGGGGAGATCCTCGGAACCGACCTTTTGACGTTCACCGGGAAAGTTCCCGTCAAATTCTAATTAGTTGCGCTCTGTTGCGCTTGAGAACAATATAGGCATATTGCTGCACTGCGAGAACCCCTTTTTTTTACAATGTAGCTATGCGTTGGATGCATAGCTGTTAACTTTTGACAGCGCTGTCAAAAAAATTAATACAATATATATTACAATGACTTATATCATAAAATGTGCAAATATTCTCAATTTCACACTAAAAGAAGGTTAATAAAATAAGCCCCTATACTATCGCAGAGCTAGGGACAAAGAGAAAGCCAACTAAAAAAAGTATAAATTTTCTTTTCAAAAACAATGTTGCGAGAGGGCCCTTAATAACAGTAGTCTCTTATGAATTTCAGGGGAGACTATAATGCGTTTATTTGTTTTTATTCTAATCTTCATCTCTTTGACGGCATGTGACCAAAAAGAAGAACCTAATAATATATGGTCTACAGATGACCTACGTTTGGCGGTGGATCGAAAAGATACTAAAGCAGATGTTGTTTACTACCATCTAAACAATCCTGAGGACAAAGAGGCATTATTTTTGATTGGGCGCATGGGCGATGAAGCCACTTGCCAACAAATGGCCTCTCATTTGAAGAGCGAGAAAGCTGAGATTCGGGAAGCAGTTCTTTACGGTTTGACCAACTGCTGGACTGAAAGTGCTCGCCTTGCTCTCAGAGAATTTCCTTTAGAGAAGGCGTCCCCTAGTGAACGTCGATATTGGGCACAGGCTTTTGGTTATCATGCAAAAGAGGAAGATGTACCTCTTCTGATAGCTGCCTTTAAGAAACAGCCAGAAACTGAACTGCTTTACGGATTGATGCAGGCGATTGTCTATAGTCGGAAAAATGTTGGTGAGTTAGCTGAGATGCCTTGGGAAAGTGTCTTTGCCCTCATAGAATCTGATCAATCCATGGCTTTGTCCCTGTATTTCGTCAACCGTCTTCAGGCTATTGAAACAATTATCCCTTATAAATCAGCGAAAGATATCTATACCGCAGCGCAATCCCGTAAAAATAATGATGCTCAAATTCAAGCGTTAAGGCTGCTTTCTAATTATGAGGAAAGTCGCCCAATGTTTACCCAGATGTTGAAGGGGATTGATAGTTGCGAAAAAGGTGAAGAAACATCCCTAGATAGTCTCTACATGAGGCGTCGTTTAGCTGTTCTGCAATTCTCACCCAAATGGGAAGATGAGGCTTGGCTTGAAGCTATTAAAGATGTCCGTGCCGGTGCTTGTGATCAAGCAGCTTATCTGGCCGTAGTCTATAGTTTAAGCCGAGGCATAGAATTTGACTATGCTGCATACATCAACCATTCAGCGCCTAGTATCGCCTTCGAAGCTTACGCTAAAATTTACGATAAAACACCGCAAGCCGTCCAGGCCCAGCTTATTAAAATGCTAACAGGACCGCATTACTATAAAGCTTGGAAAGCACTAAACATTCTAGCACGTGAGGAAGCTGGGAGAGCTGTTGTTATGGACCATGTCAATGAGATAGAGATTGATGCTATTAAAACTGATGCAGAATATCGTTTAGCCATAGCAGAAATTCCAAATGATACCTCTCAGCGGCCCTCTCCCCGTATAATACAGCCTGAAGATGAGATCGTTGCACGTCTTGAAACTTCACAAGGGATTATTAAAATAAAGCTTCATTCTGAGAATGTTGCGGCGGTACATTTTAGAGATTTGATAAAAGCTGGCGGAATGGACGGCATGGTATGGCACCGAATTATCCCAAATTTTGTTGCTCAGGCAGGTCAGTCTGAAAGTTCAATTGCAAATGATTGGCACGCAATTCGCGACGAATGGGGCGGGCAGCATACGGTTGGATCTGTGGGCTTAGCCACTGCTGGCCGTGATACAGGCAGTGCACAGTTTTTC is a window from the Temperatibacter marinus genome containing:
- the tdh gene encoding L-threonine 3-dehydrogenase, translated to MKALVKAKSEVGLWMEDVPLPTVGINDVLIKVKRTAICGTDMHIYNWDEWAQKTIPVPMVVGHEFVGEIVEIGSNVNDFQIGQIVSGEGHVVCGRCRNCMAGRRHLCANTSGIGVNRSGAFAEYISLPMSNVWVHKEGTDLDVASLFDPFGNATHTALQWDLLGEDILITGAGPIGIMAAAVCKHAGARHVVITDVVDNRLQLAQRMGATHTVNVTREKIEDVAKTIGMHEGFDVGLEMSGNPVAFNDMINNMAHGGKISILGIPSSDTSIEWDKVIFNMLTLKGIYGREMYETWYKMSVMIDSGLDLNPIITHRLPVDKFQEGFDAMNDGSAAKVVLNWEL
- a CDS encoding glycine C-acetyltransferase — translated: MYGKIQAHLQAELHAIKEAGTYKNERFITTPQGSTVHVESGETVINMCANNYLGLAQHPEVKQAAKQGLEDWGYGMASVRFICGTQSLHKELEAKLSDFLGFEDTILYPSAFDANGGLFEVLLGAEDAVISDELNHASIIDGVRLCKAKRYRYKNNNMDDLEAQLVAADAAGARFKLITTDGVFSMDGYIAQLDKICDLAEKYDALVHFDDCHATGFIGETGRGTHEHCGVMDRVDITTGTLGKALGGASGGYTSAKKEVVDLLRQRSRPYLFSNTVAPPVVAGAIKAIDIVSRDTAVLDKLRDNTAYLRQGLETAGFDLLEGEHAIVPVMLYEAALAGRFADEMLKRGVYVVAFSFPVVPKGKARIRTQMSAALSREELDKAIAAFVEVKNLLDI
- a CDS encoding molybdopterin molybdotransferase MoeA, with the translated sequence MQDHSMVSLQQALDTIGEQVRQTEIIDVTVENSLGYVLAENVVSLINIPPFDNSAMDGFALKSSDVTEQRRPLKVLGIIAAGDVPLMRPFNSGECYQIMTGAPIPAGCDTVVPVELSQMVEASVTFSEAYPAGKHIRQEGTDIKEGARLYAAGRKITSQMIQALCSVGQSTVKVYTKPSVVWLSTGEELTDTPGDLLEPGKIFNSSGPYGEAVLPALGAALKWRKTIPDDLDLFRSYLDKADEQSIDVIISTGAVSVGVYDFVRSELEAKGWDILLHRAKVKPGKPILFAKYTKTGSQTRYFFGLPGNPVSSAMGLRVFVTPFLRAMQNLPEECASHAVLTAPAKANKGLTVFMKAVVKISHEGRMEIQPLEGQLSYQTGAMGDMNAWLIHPEGKDLIDEGAVVTYLPFLPD
- a CDS encoding peptidylprolyl isomerase — its product is MRLFVFILIFISLTACDQKEEPNNIWSTDDLRLAVDRKDTKADVVYYHLNNPEDKEALFLIGRMGDEATCQQMASHLKSEKAEIREAVLYGLTNCWTESARLALREFPLEKASPSERRYWAQAFGYHAKEEDVPLLIAAFKKQPETELLYGLMQAIVYSRKNVGELAEMPWESVFALIESDQSMALSLYFVNRLQAIETIIPYKSAKDIYTAAQSRKNNDAQIQALRLLSNYEESRPMFTQMLKGIDSCEKGEETSLDSLYMRRRLAVLQFSPKWEDEAWLEAIKDVRAGACDQAAYLAVVYSLSRGIEFDYAAYINHSAPSIAFEAYAKIYDKTPQAVQAQLIKMLTGPHYYKAWKALNILAREEAGRAVVMDHVNEIEIDAIKTDAEYRLAIAEIPNDTSQRPSPRIIQPEDEIVARLETSQGIIKIKLHSENVAAVHFRDLIKAGGMDGMVWHRIIPNFVAQAGQSESSIANDWHAIRDEWGGQHTVGSVGLATAGRDTGSAQFFINVNYNQHLDGRYTVFGVVVEGLENAFAMMEGDMIVKAIIE
- the moaB gene encoding molybdenum cofactor biosynthesis protein B, which encodes MTQNDKPSFHSVGMAVLTVSDTRTVETDKSGQYLCEQLQDLGHALIDYQIQPDEINKLQAVVKTWVNNEAISVILITGGTGITGRDVTPEAIEPLLSKAIPGFGELFRVLSYETIGTSTIQSRAFAGVAEETLVFGLPGSTGACKDAWTGILVHQLDNRTRPCNFIELLPRLGER